From a region of the Myroides sp. JBRI-B21084 genome:
- a CDS encoding urocanate hydratase encodes MKKELIEGEDFYLSPEGYRIFTEKYLLDRGYCCVSGCKHCPYGYSKLIGKIKKNTKQVMTFQEEILQGIPTQLPPVAVYDATINHAPKRKEILTNEEKKLALRNALRYFEPQQHQTLIPEFKEELEKYGRIYMYRFRPQYRMYARDINEYPGKSLQAKAIQMMIQNNLDYAVAQHPHELITYGGNGAVFSNWAQYLLTMKYLAEMTDEQTLVMYSGHPMGLFPSHKNAPRVVVTNGMMIPNYSKPDDWEKFNALGVTQYGQMTAGSYMYIGPQGIVHGTTITVLNGFRKIGKEPKGNLFVTSGLGGMSGAQPKAGTIAGCITVCAEVNPKITKIRHEQGWIHEIIEDLDQLVNRVKIAQQNNEVVSIAYLGNIVDVWEKFDKENLHIDLGSDQTSLHNPWAGGYYPVGISFEEANEMMANQPELFKEKVQETLRRHAAAINKHTAKGTYFFDYGNAFLLEASRAGADVMNPNPTLGREFKYPSYVQDIMGPMCFDYGFGPFRWVCASNNPEDLQKTDEIACSVLEEMIKTSPAEIQQQMKDNIQWIRGAQENKLVVGSQARILYADAEGRMNIAKAFNDAINQGKIGPVVLGRDHHDVSGTDSPYRETSNIYDGSRFTADMAIHNVIGDSFRGATWVSIHNGGGVGWGEVINGGFGMLLDGTLEAEQRLKSMLFWDVNNGISRRSWARNEGAVFAIKRAMEAEPNLKVTLPNFVDDKLLD; translated from the coding sequence ATGAAAAAAGAATTAATTGAAGGGGAAGATTTTTATCTTTCGCCAGAAGGGTACCGTATTTTTACAGAAAAATACCTGTTAGACAGAGGGTATTGTTGTGTTAGCGGATGTAAACATTGCCCTTACGGTTACAGTAAATTAATAGGTAAAATAAAGAAAAATACAAAACAAGTTATGACGTTTCAAGAGGAAATTCTTCAGGGTATACCAACCCAATTACCACCAGTTGCAGTTTACGATGCAACCATAAATCATGCACCAAAACGCAAAGAAATATTAACTAACGAAGAAAAAAAATTAGCGTTGCGTAATGCATTGCGTTACTTTGAACCACAACAACACCAAACTTTAATTCCTGAATTTAAAGAAGAATTAGAAAAATACGGACGTATATATATGTATCGTTTTCGTCCGCAATACCGCATGTACGCTCGCGATATAAATGAATATCCAGGAAAATCATTACAAGCAAAAGCTATACAAATGATGATACAGAATAATTTAGATTACGCTGTAGCGCAACATCCACATGAATTAATAACTTATGGAGGTAACGGTGCTGTTTTTAGCAACTGGGCTCAATATTTATTAACCATGAAATATTTAGCCGAAATGACCGATGAGCAAACTTTAGTAATGTATTCGGGACATCCAATGGGCTTATTTCCATCGCACAAAAACGCGCCACGTGTTGTAGTTACAAACGGAATGATGATTCCTAATTATTCTAAACCAGACGATTGGGAGAAATTTAATGCCTTAGGCGTAACACAATATGGCCAAATGACTGCTGGTTCGTACATGTATATTGGCCCACAAGGTATAGTGCATGGTACAACCATTACCGTTTTAAATGGTTTTAGAAAAATTGGTAAAGAACCTAAAGGAAACTTGTTTGTAACAAGTGGTTTAGGCGGAATGAGTGGTGCACAACCAAAAGCGGGTACCATTGCAGGTTGTATTACGGTTTGTGCCGAAGTTAATCCAAAAATTACTAAAATTCGTCATGAGCAAGGTTGGATACACGAAATTATTGAAGATTTAGATCAATTAGTAAATCGAGTTAAAATTGCCCAACAAAATAACGAAGTCGTTTCTATTGCTTATTTAGGTAATATTGTTGACGTTTGGGAAAAATTCGATAAAGAAAATTTACATATTGATTTAGGTTCCGATCAAACATCACTACACAACCCATGGGCTGGTGGTTATTACCCTGTTGGAATTTCGTTTGAAGAAGCAAATGAAATGATGGCTAATCAACCCGAATTGTTTAAAGAAAAAGTGCAAGAAACTTTACGTCGTCATGCAGCTGCAATTAATAAACATACAGCAAAAGGAACTTATTTCTTTGATTACGGAAATGCCTTTTTACTTGAAGCAAGTCGTGCAGGTGCCGATGTTATGAACCCTAATCCTACGTTAGGACGCGAATTTAAATATCCATCGTATGTACAAGATATTATGGGGCCAATGTGTTTTGATTATGGTTTTGGTCCTTTCCGCTGGGTATGTGCATCTAATAATCCTGAAGATTTACAAAAAACCGACGAAATTGCTTGCTCTGTTTTAGAAGAAATGATTAAAACGTCGCCTGCTGAAATTCAACAACAAATGAAAGATAATATTCAGTGGATTCGTGGCGCGCAAGAAAATAAATTGGTTGTAGGTTCGCAAGCACGTATTTTATATGCCGATGCTGAAGGACGTATGAATATTGCCAAAGCCTTTAACGATGCTATTAACCAAGGTAAAATTGGACCTGTTGTGTTAGGTCGTGACCATCACGATGTTTCTGGAACCGATTCTCCTTACCGTGAAACTTCAAATATTTACGACGGATCACGTTTTACAGCCGATATGGCAATACACAATGTAATTGGCGATAGTTTCCGTGGAGCTACTTGGGTTTCTATTCACAATGGCGGCGGCGTTGGTTGGGGCGAAGTTATTAATGGTGGTTTTGGTATGCTTCTTGATGGTACATTGGAAGCAGAACAACGCTTAAAATCAATGCTTTTCTGGGACGTGAACAACGGTATTTCGCGCCGTAGCTGGGCAAGAAATGAAGGGGCTGTTTTTGCTATTAAACGCGCAATGGAAGCTGAACCTAATTTAAAAGTTACATTGCCTAATTTTGTAGATGATAAACTTTTAGACTAA
- a CDS encoding outer membrane beta-barrel protein, with protein MKNTLLLFAIFCSTMLFAQKNEISGKVLTLEKVPIESATVYLSAQKDSTLLDYTITDVLGNFKIPIKKANEPSFLTVSYLGYEDYSTKIEDLKQILNLGVITMQPTSDVMDELVIVTDAAPIRVKKDTLEFNAASFKVRPDATVKELLEQLPGVEIDEAGKIKVNGKEVNNVLVNGIPFFGADGKVAIENLPKDIINKVQITDTKTKEEKITGAQATGNAKTINLTIDEDKNKGLFGRFIAGYGTDDRYESSLLFNYFKNDFKISFLGSSNNINSQGFSTNEIMDNMSGGRNTYSSWSSDGSFSVNGLNFGGQKGISQTDMIGLNYSDNWGKKNKVSMNYLFNEVENNNKNKTRTENLLPENRFVTESSSELKSKATNHSFNYDIEMEIDSLSTLTIVPNFKRGISTTHTNSASQTKNEFGEDLNKSNNNDILNLDTYSFDNEILLARRFKKKGRSVSFGLENKNSQNKTNQLKNSAAYFFQSTAADDIRNQQIQATRHSDEYTVNAIYREPINKSQSLTFKYDTTWQNDYQGKGTFDFNTANNSFTNYNNLLSYANSLKGTITKPSVGYQINTEKLWLSLTVGTGFNNCNVTSFYNNNHYINKRLDILPEIDANASVELGKSKRIYTNYSYNERSPFLNQLLEYEDLSNPLFKSKGNKDLKTSKEHNVYLSFNNYDWQSRSGYYFYGGGTYSSRNIDNTVAYDENFVATSTYINVYNTYHYWSGFNYNKSYKLSDKNKLSLSAGFNFSGDLNKGVLNNVAYTANSKSYGPKVNVTLDIDKKLTIQPNYAYSVSKTNYENFTVNQSNYFTHKAGLMVTSYMPKNVVFGSDIVYEYNSNLSSNFRKDFLLWNASLGYNFYNERFLAKVKIYDILNQNQSVRRSVSPTSISDTQNTILKQYIMFSLTYKLEKFAGKKKGNNIVIMD; from the coding sequence ATGAAAAACACACTATTATTATTTGCTATTTTTTGTAGTACAATGCTTTTTGCACAAAAAAATGAAATTTCGGGCAAAGTTCTAACTTTAGAAAAAGTTCCAATAGAATCAGCAACAGTTTACTTATCAGCACAAAAAGATTCAACACTTTTAGATTACACAATTACAGATGTTTTGGGCAATTTTAAAATTCCCATAAAAAAAGCAAACGAACCAAGTTTTTTAACCGTTTCATATTTAGGTTATGAAGATTATTCCACTAAAATTGAAGATTTAAAGCAAATTTTAAATTTAGGTGTAATTACCATGCAACCAACATCTGATGTAATGGATGAATTGGTAATTGTAACCGATGCAGCTCCAATTCGCGTAAAAAAAGATACTTTAGAATTTAATGCCGCATCGTTTAAAGTACGCCCCGATGCTACTGTAAAAGAATTATTAGAACAACTACCAGGAGTTGAAATTGATGAAGCTGGTAAAATAAAAGTAAACGGTAAAGAAGTAAATAATGTGTTGGTAAACGGAATACCATTTTTTGGTGCCGATGGTAAAGTTGCAATTGAAAATTTACCTAAAGACATTATTAACAAAGTACAAATTACCGATACAAAAACCAAAGAAGAAAAAATTACAGGTGCACAAGCAACTGGCAATGCTAAAACAATAAATCTTACAATTGATGAAGATAAAAACAAAGGTTTGTTTGGGCGTTTTATTGCTGGATATGGCACAGATGATCGTTACGAATCGTCTTTATTGTTCAATTATTTTAAAAACGATTTTAAAATAAGTTTTTTGGGTTCTTCTAATAATATTAATTCTCAAGGCTTTTCAACCAACGAAATTATGGACAACATGTCGGGTGGTAGAAACACTTATTCTAGTTGGTCATCAGACGGATCGTTTAGTGTAAATGGATTAAATTTTGGCGGACAAAAAGGAATCAGTCAAACCGATATGATTGGGTTAAATTATAGCGATAATTGGGGTAAAAAAAACAAAGTAAGTATGAATTACTTGTTTAACGAAGTTGAAAATAACAATAAAAACAAAACACGAACCGAAAATTTATTACCTGAAAATAGGTTTGTAACCGAATCAAGTTCTGAATTAAAATCAAAAGCTACAAATCATTCATTTAATTACGATATTGAAATGGAAATAGATTCGTTATCAACCTTAACAATTGTTCCAAATTTTAAAAGAGGCATAAGCACAACACATACAAATAGTGCTAGCCAAACTAAAAATGAATTTGGCGAAGATTTAAACAAGTCAAACAACAACGATATTTTAAACCTTGATACTTACAGTTTTGATAACGAAATTTTATTAGCCCGAAGATTCAAGAAAAAAGGGCGTAGTGTTAGTTTTGGTCTTGAAAACAAAAATTCACAAAATAAAACCAATCAGTTAAAAAATTCGGCGGCTTATTTCTTTCAGTCAACGGCTGCAGATGATATTCGAAATCAACAAATACAAGCAACAAGACATTCCGATGAATATACAGTTAATGCAATTTATCGCGAACCTATAAATAAAAGCCAATCGTTAACATTTAAATACGATACAACCTGGCAAAATGATTATCAAGGTAAAGGTACTTTTGATTTTAATACTGCAAACAATAGTTTTACAAATTATAATAATTTACTATCATACGCAAATAGTTTAAAAGGTACCATAACAAAACCAAGTGTAGGTTATCAAATAAATACCGAAAAATTGTGGTTAAGTTTAACTGTTGGAACTGGTTTTAATAACTGCAATGTAACATCGTTTTACAACAATAATCATTATATAAACAAGCGTTTAGATATTTTGCCAGAAATTGACGCAAATGCAAGTGTTGAATTAGGAAAGTCAAAAAGAATTTACACCAATTATTCCTATAACGAAAGAAGTCCGTTTTTAAATCAATTGTTAGAATACGAAGACTTATCAAATCCATTGTTCAAATCAAAAGGAAATAAAGATTTAAAAACAAGCAAAGAACACAACGTTTATTTAAGTTTTAATAATTATGATTGGCAATCGCGTTCGGGTTATTATTTTTATGGTGGCGGAACGTATAGTTCACGAAATATTGATAATACGGTTGCATATGATGAAAATTTTGTAGCAACATCAACCTATATTAATGTTTACAATACGTATCATTATTGGTCTGGCTTTAATTACAACAAAAGTTATAAATTAAGCGATAAAAATAAATTATCGTTAAGCGCAGGCTTTAATTTTAGTGGTGATTTAAATAAAGGTGTTTTAAATAATGTTGCATACACAGCAAATAGCAAAAGTTACGGACCAAAAGTAAATGTTACTTTAGATATTGATAAAAAGCTAACTATACAACCTAATTATGCTTATAGTGTAAGTAAAACAAACTATGAAAACTTTACAGTAAATCAGTCAAATTATTTTACGCACAAAGCAGGTTTAATGGTAACATCGTACATGCCTAAAAATGTAGTTTTTGGAAGCGATATAGTTTATGAATACAATTCAAATCTTTCAAGTAATTTTAGAAAAGATTTTTTACTTTGGAATGCCAGCTTAGGATATAATTTTTACAACGAACGTTTTTTAGCAAAAGTAAAAATTTACGATATTTTAAATCAAAACCAAAGCGTACGCAGAAGTGTTTCGCCTACATCTATATCAGATACACAAAATACCATTTTAAAACAATACATTATGTTTTCATTAACCTATAAATTAGAAAAATTTGCAGGTAAAAAGAAAGGTAATAACATTGTGATTATGGATTGA
- a CDS encoding DUF4136 domain-containing protein has protein sequence MKLFKLLPVLFLFVLTACSSVQVQTDFDKNVNFQQYKTYAFMKSGVDKMQISDLDKKRILKAIDEEMTAKGFTKSDNPDMLINIFTDAKQVVNVNTFYGGWGYGFYRPWGWNPWMMGPGYQSVSTSTQGVLYVDVLKAANKELIWQGKGTGYLTQKQTKKEERIKEFVTKVLETFPK, from the coding sequence ATGAAACTTTTTAAACTTTTACCGGTGCTTTTTTTGTTTGTACTAACTGCTTGCAGTTCGGTACAAGTACAAACCGATTTTGATAAAAATGTAAATTTTCAGCAGTACAAAACGTACGCTTTTATGAAAAGTGGTGTTGATAAAATGCAGATTTCTGATTTAGATAAAAAGCGAATTCTTAAAGCTATCGATGAAGAAATGACTGCAAAAGGATTTACAAAAAGCGATAATCCTGATATGTTAATTAATATTTTTACCGATGCTAAACAAGTAGTTAATGTTAATACTTTTTATGGAGGATGGGGCTACGGTTTTTATCGCCCTTGGGGTTGGAACCCTTGGATGATGGGGCCTGGGTACCAATCGGTTTCAACTTCTACACAAGGTGTTTTGTATGTAGATGTTTTAAAGGCTGCAAATAAAGAATTAATTTGGCAAGGAAAAGGTACTGGTTACTTAACCCAAAAACAAACAAAAAAAGAAGAACGAATTAAAGAATTTGTTACAAAAGTTTTAGAAACGTTTCCTAAATAA
- a CDS encoding DUF423 domain-containing protein: MTKKLVTLAAFFGFIAIILGAFGAHGLKKVLTEAQLISFETGVKYQMYHALFLLLIAQLSILTDKNKRTIGILTTVGVFLFSGSIYLLATQALTGINFKFLGPITPVGGMFLITSWFFTAFYSMKQKNNK; the protein is encoded by the coding sequence ATGACTAAAAAGTTAGTAACGCTTGCCGCTTTTTTTGGCTTTATAGCTATAATTTTAGGTGCTTTTGGTGCGCATGGTTTAAAAAAAGTGCTAACCGAAGCACAGTTAATAAGCTTTGAAACTGGGGTGAAATACCAAATGTATCATGCATTGTTTTTATTGTTAATTGCACAATTAAGCATTTTAACCGATAAAAATAAACGTACCATAGGCATATTAACAACCGTAGGCGTTTTTTTATTTTCAGGGTCGATATATTTATTGGCTACACAAGCGTTAACAGGTATCAATTTTAAATTTTTAGGTCCAATTACTCCAGTAGGTGGCATGTTTTTAATTACAAGTTGGTTTTTTACCGCTTTTTATTCAATGAAACAAAAAAACAATAAATAA
- a CDS encoding glucosaminidase domain-containing protein, giving the protein MKKVLSVLFTGLILMSCSAAHTTNVKEKIAKEYGKNNNKKKVVVKTRSESIKSTQSPEKKLKSPINKEETLIATSKINVSKNTIENYIDTYAAVAMYNMKKYGIPASIKMAQGILESGSGNGHLCIAANNHFGIKCKEEWTGETISHTDDAPNECFRKYNNALESYNDHSEFLVNRVYYKNLFNLEISDYKAWANGLKQAGYATDPNYPQKLISIIERYKLYELDQKVLGKDYVKINYTENIQTTAFVPNSEHVYTVQAGDTLYAICQKFNSSIDDVKRLNNLSTNTISVGQTIKIQ; this is encoded by the coding sequence ATGAAGAAAGTTTTATCTGTATTATTTACAGGATTGATTTTAATGAGTTGTAGTGCAGCTCATACCACAAATGTTAAAGAAAAAATTGCAAAAGAATACGGCAAAAACAACAATAAAAAGAAAGTAGTTGTTAAAACCCGCTCAGAAAGTATTAAAAGTACACAATCGCCCGAAAAAAAATTAAAATCTCCCATAAATAAAGAAGAAACTTTAATTGCTACTTCAAAAATAAACGTTTCAAAAAACACCATTGAAAATTATATTGATACCTACGCTGCAGTTGCAATGTATAATATGAAAAAATACGGCATACCGGCAAGTATTAAAATGGCTCAGGGTATTTTAGAATCAGGGTCGGGTAACGGACACTTATGTATTGCTGCCAACAACCATTTTGGTATAAAATGTAAAGAAGAATGGACAGGCGAAACCATTTCGCACACCGATGACGCACCCAATGAATGTTTTAGAAAATACAATAACGCTTTAGAATCGTACAATGATCATTCTGAGTTTTTAGTAAACCGCGTGTATTACAAAAATTTATTCAACTTAGAAATAAGCGATTACAAAGCATGGGCAAACGGCTTAAAACAAGCTGGTTATGCAACTGACCCTAACTATCCACAAAAATTAATCAGTATTATAGAACGATACAAATTGTATGAATTAGACCAAAAGGTGTTAGGCAAAGACTATGTAAAAATTAATTATACCGAAAACATCCAAACAACTGCATTTGTACCTAATTCAGAACACGTTTATACGGTACAAGCCGGCGACACACTTTACGCAATTTGTCAAAAATTTAATTCATCAATTGATGATGTTAAACGTTTAAATAATTTATCAACCAACACTATTTCTGTAGGACAAACAATAAAAATACAATAA
- the hemL gene encoding glutamate-1-semialdehyde 2,1-aminomutase, translating to MLYKRSSELFVEALKYIPGGVNSPVRAFKSVGGTPIYVKKANGAYLYDEDNNQYIDYINSWGPMILGHAYEPVVNAVIEKTKQGTSFGTPTEIETEIAQLAVSMVPNIDKIRFVNSGTEACMSAVRLARGFTNREKIIKFRGCYHGHSDSFLIAAGSGLSTFGVPSSPGVTKGTAQDTLLANFNDIESVIELFKANPNQIAAIIIEPVAGNMGCVPPVNNFLQKLRSICDENGTLLIFDEVMTGFRLAKGGAQELYNVTADIVCFGKVIGGGLPVGAFAARTEIMDYLAPVGPVYQAGTLSGNPLAMAAGLAMLQAINNDTELFNRLEEKTAYLEAGIRNVLTQNNKTFTINRVGSMISVFFCDITVENYEDAAKADTPEFKKFFHDLLERGVYIAPSSYETWFITDALTYDDLDKTIEVINEVTK from the coding sequence ATGTTATACAAACGTAGCAGCGAATTATTCGTTGAAGCATTAAAATATATACCGGGAGGAGTTAATTCTCCCGTTCGTGCGTTTAAATCGGTAGGTGGAACGCCGATTTATGTAAAAAAAGCCAATGGAGCTTATTTATATGATGAAGACAACAACCAATATATTGATTATATAAATTCATGGGGCCCCATGATTTTAGGTCATGCTTATGAACCTGTGGTTAATGCTGTAATTGAAAAAACAAAACAAGGAACATCGTTTGGAACACCAACCGAAATTGAAACCGAAATTGCTCAACTAGCTGTTTCAATGGTTCCTAATATCGATAAAATTAGATTTGTAAATTCAGGTACCGAAGCTTGTATGAGTGCCGTGCGTTTGGCGCGTGGCTTTACCAATCGTGAAAAAATAATTAAATTCCGTGGTTGTTATCACGGGCATTCCGATTCGTTTTTAATAGCAGCAGGTAGTGGTTTATCTACATTTGGGGTTCCATCTAGTCCTGGTGTTACCAAAGGAACTGCGCAAGACACTTTGTTAGCTAATTTTAACGATATTGAGTCTGTAATTGAATTATTTAAAGCAAATCCAAACCAAATTGCTGCCATTATTATAGAACCAGTTGCAGGAAACATGGGGTGTGTACCACCAGTAAACAATTTCTTACAAAAACTACGCAGTATTTGTGATGAAAATGGCACCTTATTAATTTTTGATGAAGTTATGACAGGTTTTCGTTTAGCAAAAGGCGGGGCACAAGAGCTTTATAACGTAACTGCTGATATTGTTTGCTTTGGCAAAGTAATTGGCGGCGGCTTACCTGTTGGTGCATTTGCAGCGCGTACCGAAATTATGGATTATTTAGCACCTGTTGGTCCGGTTTACCAAGCAGGCACGCTATCGGGCAATCCATTGGCAATGGCTGCTGGTTTGGCAATGTTGCAAGCAATTAATAACGATACCGAACTATTCAATCGTTTAGAAGAAAAAACCGCTTATTTAGAAGCTGGTATTCGCAACGTACTTACCCAAAACAACAAAACGTTTACTATTAACAGAGTAGGTTCTATGATTTCGGTTTTCTTTTGCGATATCACTGTTGAAAATTACGAGGATGCTGCAAAAGCCGATACACCTGAGTTTAAAAAATTCTTTCACGATTTGTTAGAACGCGGCGTGTACATTGCTCCGTCTAGCTACGAAACTTGGTTTATTACCGATGCACTAACTTATGATGATTTAGACAAAACTATTGAAGTAATTAACGAAGTAACTAAATAA
- a CDS encoding 1-aminocyclopropane-1-carboxylate deaminase/D-cysteine desulfhydrase translates to MIEPQQNAFNQKINIPNNFGIEVYVKREDVLHSEISGNKFRKLKYNLLEAKKLGFTKLLTFGGAYSNHIAAVAAAGNEFGFETIGIIRGDELHDKFLQNPTLNQASKNGMQFKFVSRTQYRNKTDIDFIENLKAKFGTFYLIPEGGTNEFAVKGCQEILTETDFMFDYICCAVGTGGTIAGIINSLKPHQQAIGFPALKGDFLQNDIKKFSKNNQWKLVTNYDFGGYAKINEQLKQFMKHFFEKNLISLDPIYTSKMFFGVIDLISKGYFKPNSKIILIHTGGLQGLQSNIAEI, encoded by the coding sequence ATGATTGAACCTCAACAAAATGCCTTCAACCAAAAAATTAATATTCCAAATAATTTTGGAATTGAAGTATATGTAAAAAGAGAAGATGTTTTACACAGCGAAATATCGGGAAATAAATTTAGAAAATTAAAATACAATTTGCTTGAAGCTAAAAAGTTAGGTTTTACCAAATTACTTACTTTTGGCGGTGCATATTCTAACCATATTGCAGCTGTAGCAGCGGCTGGGAACGAATTTGGGTTTGAAACTATAGGTATTATTCGCGGCGATGAATTACACGATAAATTTTTACAAAACCCTACTTTAAACCAAGCGTCAAAAAACGGCATGCAATTTAAGTTTGTTTCGCGTACACAATACCGCAACAAAACCGATATTGATTTTATTGAAAATTTAAAAGCCAAATTTGGTACTTTTTATTTAATTCCCGAAGGCGGCACTAATGAATTTGCTGTAAAAGGATGCCAAGAAATTTTAACCGAAACCGATTTTATGTTTGATTATATTTGTTGCGCAGTAGGTACCGGTGGCACCATAGCTGGTATTATAAATAGTTTAAAACCACACCAACAAGCTATTGGTTTTCCGGCTTTAAAAGGCGATTTTTTACAAAATGACATAAAAAAGTTTTCAAAAAACAATCAATGGAAATTGGTAACTAACTATGATTTTGGAGGTTACGCAAAGATAAATGAGCAGTTGAAACAATTTATGAAGCATTTTTTTGAAAAAAATTTAATATCTTTGGATCCTATTTATACGTCAAAAATGTTTTTTGGTGTAATAGATTTAATTTCAAAAGGGTATTTTAAACCTAATTCTAAAATAATTTTAATACATACCGGAGGTTTACAAGGGCTTCAATCAAACATCGCTGAAATATGA
- a CDS encoding saccharopine dehydrogenase C-terminal domain-containing protein codes for MKNVLLFGSGRSTSSLIKYLLDRTEKYQFKLYIADQSIASIEEKIENNPNAFAVILDIHDEAARKQLITQADVVISMMPAFLHPIIATDCLNLKKHLVTASYISNELKEMDADVKANGLIFMNECGLDPGIDHMSAMKVLDEIRAKGGNPVHFESFCGGLVAPESDDNIWKYKFSWNPRNVVVAGQGGAAKFLQQGTYKYIPYQRIFKRTEFLEIDGFGRFEAYANRDSLGYRETYGLQKAHTIYRGTMRRVGFSRAWNMLVQLGVTDDTYTIEDSENMSYREFINSFLYYHPTDSVEVKFRLTLNVEQDDTVWDKFVALDLFNKDKKVGLKNATPAQIMEKILSEKWTLQPNDKDMIVMYHKFGYTMPNVSETLQIDATMVCLGDDALHTGMAKTVGLPVGIITLKILTGEITTPGVQMPITKEVYEPVLKELETFGIIFNEKEVPYDGGI; via the coding sequence ATGAAAAATGTACTTTTATTTGGTTCGGGCAGATCTACTTCTTCTTTAATCAAATATTTATTAGATAGAACCGAAAAATATCAATTTAAACTTTACATTGCCGACCAAAGCATTGCTTCGATTGAAGAAAAAATTGAAAACAACCCTAATGCTTTTGCTGTTATTTTAGATATACACGATGAAGCTGCGCGTAAACAATTAATTACCCAAGCCGATGTGGTAATTTCTATGATGCCCGCTTTTTTACACCCCATTATAGCTACCGATTGTTTAAACTTAAAAAAACACTTAGTGACCGCATCGTACATTTCAAACGAATTAAAAGAAATGGATGCAGATGTAAAAGCTAATGGTTTAATTTTTATGAACGAATGTGGATTAGACCCTGGCATTGACCACATGAGCGCTATGAAGGTTTTAGATGAAATTAGAGCAAAAGGCGGAAATCCAGTACATTTTGAAAGTTTTTGCGGCGGTTTGGTTGCACCAGAATCTGACGATAATATTTGGAAATACAAATTTTCATGGAATCCACGTAATGTTGTAGTTGCAGGCCAAGGGGGTGCAGCAAAATTTTTACAACAAGGTACTTATAAATACATACCGTATCAGCGTATTTTTAAACGAACCGAATTTTTAGAAATTGATGGTTTTGGAAGGTTTGAAGCTTATGCCAACCGCGATTCCTTAGGATACCGCGAAACTTATGGTTTACAAAAGGCACATACTATTTACCGTGGCACCATGCGTAGAGTGGGCTTTTCACGTGCATGGAATATGCTGGTACAATTAGGCGTGACCGATGACACCTACACTATTGAAGATTCTGAAAACATGAGTTATCGCGAATTTATTAATTCGTTTTTGTACTACCACCCTACCGATTCGGTTGAAGTAAAATTTAGATTAACTTTAAATGTAGAACAAGACGATACGGTTTGGGATAAATTTGTTGCTCTTGATCTTTTTAATAAAGATAAAAAAGTAGGCTTAAAAAATGCCACTCCGGCTCAGATTATGGAAAAGATACTATCTGAAAAATGGACCTTGCAACCAAACGATAAAGACATGATTGTTATGTATCACAAATTTGGTTACACGATGCCTAATGTATCCGAAACCTTACAAATTGACGCTACAATGGTGTGTTTAGGCGATGATGCATTACATACAGGTATGGCTAAAACTGTAGGTTTACCGGTTGGTATTATTACCCTTAAAATTTTAACAGGCGAAATTACTACTCCAGGCGTACAAATGCCAATTACTAAAGAAGTGTACGAACCTGTTTTAAAAGAATTAGAAACTTTTGGTATTATTTTTAACGAAAAAGAAGTGCCGTATGATGGCGGTATTTAA